The genomic DNA TCAATTTAATTTTTTGTAGGGGTGAATATTGTGAACTTAAATGAAAAAAAACAGCTTGAAGAAGCGTTACAAAAAGTAAATAAAAGTGAGTATAAAAATCTTGTTTCTCCATTAACAAAAGAAAATATAAAGCATAAAATTTTAGAAGAAACAGCTAGACAAATAGCTCAAGGAAATATAAGTTCGCACGAACAAATAAAACAATATATTTTAAATAAAGATAGAGAGTATGCTGAAAATAATGATAAATTTAAATTGATTTTAAAGATAGCGCCTATTGCACTTATTCTTTTTATTATATTTATATTTTTGTATCAATCTTTTTATTTATAAAAAATAAACATCTTGGAATTATAAAAATAAAATGGGAGGGATTATAATGAAAAGTTTAAAAGAATTATATCATGAATGGAGAGATGAAATAGAAAAGCGTCACAAAGATAAAAAAGATGCGAAAAAATATTTCGACTCTACAGATCCAGAAGTACGTAAAGAGTTTTCAAAATGGGTTGGATTACAAAATGAAATTACTTATGCTGAAATGTTTGCATTAGAAAATGAATTTGAAATAGGAAGAGAAATATAAGATTATATGGAAAAGACCGATGTATTAACTCATCGGTCTTTTATAATTAAATTTTTTTTAAAGCTTCTTCAAATTCTTCTTTTGAAACTCCATATCTATTTAGTTTAGATAGTAGTTGTTTTCCATTTGAATATCCAATTCCTAATGCTTCACCTAATTTTTCTCTTTTAAGCTGAGAGTCTTTTGTTCCAACAAGGCCTAAATCAATCAAATTCTCCATTGTATAAAGCTTAGTTACATTATTATCCTCGATTGTACATCTAGCATTCTCTAAAGCTCTTAATATAGCTTTAGGAGTTGCGTTTTCAACTCCTATATCACCATCTTTTGTTCCTTCATTTCTTGTGATATAAGCATCTTTAGCATTTGGAAAAAAAGAATGAATATATTTTCTAATTTCATTTCCAGCATAATCAGGATCAGTTAAGATTATAATACCTTTATTTTTCTCTGCTACTTTAATTTTTTCAATATTATTTTTCTTTCTTACTGCAAATCCATTTACTTGTATAATTTCAGCATCTACTGCTGCTTTTACTGCTGTTATATCATCTCTTCCTTCTACAACAATAATTTCTTTAATTGTTTTTTTCATTTTAACTCCTCAAAGTTTTTATATTAATAATGAAAAGACTGACTAATCAAAAGTCAGTCTTTTATAGTTATTTTATTTTATCATCAAAATACTCTAAAAAATTTTTTAGATCTCGTGAAACAAATTCCCAAGTATGAACTTCATTTTGACAAATATTACCTATGAAATTATAGCCATGTTTTTTCATACGTCCAATAGTATCCGTCCATTGTTGAAGCATAAGATGACTTTCAACATCTTTTTCTCCAACGCTAGCATAAAAATATCTATTTTTAAAATTAAATTTATCTAGTTTTTTAATGAGGGTATATGGATCTTCTTTTAATATTTCATATCCCCAAGAGCTAAATACACGCAAGAATTGTAATTTATCTTCATCAGAAAAAATAAATTTTGGAATATAAAGAAAATTAAAAAGTCTGATAACTCTTCTATTTACACTCATTCTTACTATACTAATAGCTCCAGAAAAACTTCCAACAACTTTAAAAATATTAGGATATTTTAGCCCTAGTTTAAAAGCACCATACCCACCCATAGAGAAGCCAGCTATACCAAACTTTGATTTAGGGAATTTTTCTTTAAATAAAGGAATTAACTCCTTTATAATATAATCTTCGTATCGACAATTTGGTAGATTATAAAAATTAGTATACCAACTTGTTCCATGATATCCAGAATCTATTAAAATAATATTCATTAGATTTATTATTTTTTGATCTAACAACTTTAGATAATTTTCACATATTTTAGCTCGTTCAAGCCAGTCTTTACTTGAATCACGTAGTCCATGTAAAAGTATAAGGCAAGGTAAGTTGTCTTTTTGAGTATCCTTATTTGTAATTATTGTATAATTTAGTTTCTCTGTGATATATTTACTATTTTCAAAAGTTTCAGTTTTTATTAAAAGATGATCATCTATATACTGTTTATCAAAAGAACTGAAATCCATATCCTCATTTTTTATATATTTAACTTGTGGAAACCCTAGTACACGTCTAATTTTTTTAGCAAGTCTAAATTTAAAAGGATATGTTATTGTAAAGAATAACAGTCCTAAAATTATAAATAATAAAATAATTCTATTCATATTATCAACTTATTAAAAATCCGCATTATTTGGAGTTCTTGGGAAAGGTATTACGTCACGAATGTTAGTCATTCCTGTTATGTACATAATAATTCTTTCAAAACCAAGACCATATCCAGAATGAGGGAAACTTCCATATCTTCTTAGATCTAGATAGAATTCATAATCTTCAGGATTCATTCCTAATTCTCTTATTCTTCCTTCTAGAATTTCAAGATTATCTTCTCTTTGAGAACCACCTATAATTTCTCCAATTCCAGGTGCTAATAAGTCCATAGCTCTAACAGTTTTTCCATCTGGATTAAGTTTCATATAAAAAGCTTTTATATCTTTTGGATAATCAGTTAAAAATACAGGCTTTTTGAAATGTTCTTCAGCAAGATATCTTTCATGCTCACTTTGAAGATCGATTCCCCATTCAACAGGATAATCAAATTTCTTTCCAGATTTTAATAAGATGTCAATAGCTTCAGTATATGTTAATCTAGCAAAATCATTGTTAAGAACATTATTTAATTTATCAAATAATCCTTTTTCAATAAATTGGTTGAAAAAGGCCATCTCTTCAGGACATTGTTCTAATACAAATTTAATTATATATTTTACCATTGCTTCAGCAAGTTCCATATTAGCACTTAAATCAGCAAAAGCAATTTCAGGTTCAATCATCCAAAATTCAGAAGCATGTCTTGCAGTATTAGAATTTTCAGCTCTGAAAGTAGGACCGAAAGTATAAATATTTCTAAAAGCAGAACAGAAAGTTTCTCCACTTAATTGTCCACTAACTGTTAAGTTAGTTTCTTTACCAAAAAAATCTTTTGTTTCATCAACTGTTCCATCTTCTTTTAAAGGAAGATCATTTAAATCTAGAGTTGTAACTCTAAACATTTCTCCTGCACCTTCACAGTCTGATCCAGTAATAATTGGAGTATGAACATATACAAATCCATTTTCTTGGAAGAATTTATGTATAGCATAAGCTACTACAGATCTTACTCTAAATACTGCAGCAAAAGTATTTGTTCTAGGTCTTAAATGAGCTTTAGTTCTTAAGTATTCAAAAGTATGTCTTTTATTTTGTAAAGGATAACTTAAATCAGCTTTTTGAAATACATTTATTTCATCAGCAATAATTTCAATTTCTTGACCTGCTCCTTGAGAATTTACAAGCTTTCCTTTAACTTCGATTGAAGAAATTATAGAAAGATGTGATATTTCATCATAGTTGCTAAGTTTGTTATCAAAAACAACTTGAATCCCTTTGAAAAAAGACCCATCATTAACTTCTATAAAACCAAAGTTCTTTTGTCCTCTCATTTTTTTTATCCAACCTGTGATAATAACCTCTTTATCCAGGTATTTGTCCTTATCTCTAAAGAGAGATTTAACTGTAACTGTATTCATGTTTATATGCCCCCATAAAGTTATATTAATTTAGCTTATTTTCATTTTCGTCATTTTCATCGACGATTTTTATATTATCTAGATGTCCACGAACTTGAGCCTTAAACTTTTCTAGATATATTTTTCTATATTCTTGTCTTTCTTTTTTTTCTTCTTCAGTTAACTCTCTTTCTCGTGCAAGCTTAGAGAAGTTATTAATTTTTTCAATAATTTCTTTCATTTCCATTTGAAAATCACCTACAATTTTAAGTTATAGTATGGATTATTATAACATTTTTTTTATTGATATAGCAAATTTTTTTAAATTTGAAGTAATTGTTAATTTAGATGTATATTTTTTTTAATATTATCTTTATTAAATTTAAACATAGGCATACCGCTAGAATAAGGAGCCATATAATATTCTTTGAATACAAATACAATATTATCTCCCTCAAAGTATATTATAGCATCTTTTACATTTGCTTCAATATCATTAAATAAAAAACATTCTTCTCCATTAGTGTTATAAATAGGTTTTTTATTACTTATTTGGTCATTAATAAGCATATTAAAGTAGTCTACATCATCATCTTCTAATAATTTATCATTTGTAATCAATGTTCCAGTTTTTTTATTTAAGTTATACGCATCTATTTCATGAATTGGATGAGCTCCACCATTTGGGTATAAATTAGTTGTTAAAATAATAGACATTACATTAAAGTTATTATTTTTTACTTGATAATTCATATCAGCACTTTCATATTCGCCATCTTCTTTAGATGTTGCCATATTATCAATGATATTTCTCATATTTTCTTTCATTGTCAAATTAAAATATTCAATATCTTCAGTGTCTAAATTAATAATTTGAGGAATATTAATTACATAATCTGAATATTCAGTTTGTTTTTTTTCTGTAGTTGAAACAACTTCCATAACTTTTGGTAATTTAGGTTTTGGTGCAGGAGTTGGATTTATATTTTCATTGTCATTTTTAACTTCAGTATTAGGTTCATTAATATTTACTTCATCTGAAGTTGGTGGTGTAATAACGGGCTCTTCTTTAGAATCTTTTCCACAACTAAAAAATATAAATGTACTAAAAGTTAATACCATGATTTTTTTTATAATTTTCATAAATTCACTTCCTATTTTTAAAGTTTAAATTGAACCAATAATTTCATATTTTTTGAGTAACATAGCTGGGTGATAAGATTCTTTTGCTTCACGTAATCCTGGATCTCCAAAATCATCTTCTCTATTTATAAATTTTACATTTTCAAATTCTGTTTCAACAAATAAGTGGTTAATAGCTTGATAGCTTCCAATATAATCGTTGAGAGCTTTTTCAATATGGATTACTGCATAATCAGGGGATAAAATTTCACCTAATGAGTAGGCTATAATTTCACCATGTATTCTGATTAACCCACCACAAATATCTAACTTAGAAAAATTTTTTAAAAGAGTCAAGATACCTAAATGCTCATTTTTTAAGACTTCAGGACCTTTGTTATCACGATACCAGTTATTTTGAAACTCTATAACTTCTTCGATATTAGATTCATCAATTTTTTCATATTCATAATTATATGATTTTTTGAAGTTATTTATTCTATTTTTCTTCTTAGAATACTTTCTTCCTTTAAGATATGCTAAATCATATGAATTATAAACATAATCGAAGGTATCACGTTTTTCTTCTAAAATAAAATCGTTTTCTAATTTTTCTTTCCAATATTCAGGAACTAAAGTTATTTTCTTATTTTCTTTTAAAATATTACATATAATTTTTTTCCAATTGCTCAACGTTTCATCTTGTTCATTAAGAGGAACAGGCATATAATAATAATCTTGTTGATTATAAGTTCCTTTTAAAATTAAAATATTATCTTCAATTTTATATGCTGTATTTTCTCCAACACTCCAAAGAAGTTGATTTGTAAAATTGTAATCACATGTGATAAAACGATTTTTGGTGTATTCGTCAATTATCTCCTTATCATTACAATCTAATTTTTTCCAATCCATTTATTTTCTCTCCCTTTCTAAAATAAAAATTATATATTAAAACTATCTACATTATACTAGAAAAAAATTTTTTTTCTAGTTTTTTATACTAAAAAAGGGTTATAGTTTATATTTATACCTATCTTTTCTTCTCTTTTTTAATGATTTATTAAAAAAGAATGTTATCAAAAAAGGAATAATAGAGATTATAAATACAGTGAAAATAAGACAGTATTTTTCTGGAATATTTGTTTTAAAAGATAGAGTTAATACTAAGGATTGAAGTATATCCATGAAATCGGTATAAAAAAGTTTACCAAATGGTGGAAGGATAAACTCTATTCCATATGTTAAAGCTACAAATAGACCTGCAAATAAAAATACACTTAATAACAACATAATGTCCCCCTTAAATATATAGTAATACAGTATTATTATACCTAAAAAAAGCTCAATTGCCTAACAGATTTTTTTATAAGATTGCTAAATGAAATGCCAAGTAATTTGACTGGCTGGTTTAGAGAAATAGACTCTAATAAAGTTTCTATTGTCTGTAGTAAAATAATATTATCATCTGTTGGAACAAAAAGGGTTTTAGACCTAGTTAAAGTTTCACCATTAATAAATTTTATTTTAATATGTACAGTTTTTATAACAACGTTTTTCTTTAAAATTCTTTTATGGGTATAGTAAAAAATATCTTTAACCTCTTTTGAAATAACTTCGCTACTTTCAATGGGAAATTTATAAGTATTTTCATTTCCTATTGAAGAAAAATTGTGTTTATAATCAATAGGTGAATGATCTATTCCTCTTATTGATAGATAAAGAAGCTCTCCCCGTGATTTACCAAAATATGAAGTTAGTTCATGTAGTGAATAATTAAAAGCATCCTGAACTTTGAAAATATTCTTTTTATTTAAAAGAAAAACAAACTTTTTACCTACACCAGGAATTATTTTAATATTTTTTTCTTTTACATAGTTTATAAACTCATGAGGAGAATAGAAGATATATTGCCCATTAGGTTTATTGATATCACTTGCTATTTTAGCAGATAGTTTGTTAAAGCCAATACCAACAGAACATGTAAGACCAGTATGAAATTTTATTCTTTCTCTAAATTTCTTAGCAAAGTAACTGAGTGTTTCAGGTGATTTAATATGATCTGTAATATCAATATATCCTTCGTCTAGAGAGATAAATTCTATTTTATTTGTTATTTTTAATACAAGTGAATGAATAAAAGCAGATATTTTTTTATATTTTTCCTTATTTACAGGTACAGTAATAAGATTAGGACATAATTTTTTAGCTTCAAAAACACTCATAGCAGAATGGATACCAAATTTTCTAGCTTCATAACTTGCAGTAGTAACTATACTATTACCTACAACAATGGGAATATTTTTTAATTTTGGATTATCTCTTATTTCTACAGATGCAAAAAATGCGTCCATATCATAATGTAAAATTACTCTATTCATATTATTCACCTCATATTATATTTTTATCATAGATAATAAAAAAACTGAACCCTTTTTTTATAGAGTTCAGTTTTTAGTTAAACTGTAGGTGGAGTTACTGAAAAGAGTATTATACTTTCATTGTCATAGATGTTAGTCCATTTATGAGGTATAAGGGAAGGAATTTGAATAGAATCTCCTGGTTCCATTTCACAAATTTCTTCTCCAACAGTAACTTTAACTTTACCTTTAACTACTATAGCTACCTCTTCACCTTTATGTGAAATTGGTTTAGAAGACGATTCAGAATATTTCTTGTTTAATATCATTTTTGTACATTCAATTTGTTTTGTTCCTTCTGGAGAAAGTAGTTCATACGTTACTTCATTTGTAAGGACAATTTTTCTATTTTCTTTTTTTAAAATATTAATACTATAATCTTCTATTTCTGGTTCTAAGAAGAATTTAAAAACAGGAATTTCTAAAACTTTTGCTACAGATTTTATTGTATTTAACGAAGGATTGGCATTTCCTTTTTCAATTTGACTGAGCATGGAAGATGAAATACCACATTGTTTTGCAAGGTCTTTTAATAAAATTCCTTTTTCTAATCTTATACTTTTAATTCTAGATCCAATATCAATCTCTATATTCATAGCCATAGCACCCTCTTTTTATGTTATATGTTAACATCAATTATACACTATTTGTTCAAAATACTCTATTTAATTTTTTGTATACAAAAGTTAGTATTTAAACTATATTAAACTAAAATAAATATTCTTTTAATAATAAAAATACATGTATAGTGTAACCTAGTTACTAGACTAATAAAATAAAAGCATTATGATTATAAAATTATCTAATATGAAGAAATAATCACGAAAATAATTAATTTTTTCAATTTAATTAGATTAAAAAAATACGAAAAATTTTCGTGAGATATATTTTTAAAATTCAAGGTTGAATATTTTATAAAAAAAATGCTATAGTTAATATGAAACAAATTAAGGAGGATTAGATTATGAATAAATTTTTTTTAGAAACACCTGCTATATTATTAGATAAAAAAACTTTAAAAAAGAATATAGAAAAATATCAAAGAATGTGTGATAATGAAAATAAAGAGTTATGGCCTATGTTAAAAACTCATAAAAGTTCTGAAATATTAAAATTACAAATAGAAGCTGGAGCTAACGGAGTTCTTTGTGGAACTTTAGAAGAGGCAGAACAATGTGCAAAACTAGGAGTCAAAAATATAATGTATGCTTATCCAGTTGCTAGTACTCAAAATATAAAAAGAGTAATAGAGTTATCTAAAAGAAGTAATTTTATAATAAGAATAGATGATCTAGATGGAGCTATGCTATTAGATAAAATGGCAAAAGAGCAAAATGTTATTATAAATTATACAATTATTGTTGATAGTGGGTTACATAGATTTGGTGTGTCTTTAGATAATTTACTTAAATTTACAAAGGAAATGGAAAAATTTTCAAATCTAAATTTAAAAGGAATTTCAACTCATCCAGGACATGTATATGGAGCAAATTCTGCTAAAGAAGTTGCAAAATATGTAGAAGATGAATGTAATATCTTAAAACAAGCAAAACAAATATTAGTTGATGCAGGATATGATATAGATATGATTACAAGTGGATCTACTCCAACTTTTAATGATGCGGTAAAAGATAAAAATATAAATATTTTACATCCTGGTAACTATGTATTTAATGACGTAATACAAATAGCTCTAGGAGCAGCAAAAGAAGATGAATGTGCATTGAGAATTTATGCTACTATAATATCTCATCCAAGAGAAAATTTATATATTTGTGATGCTGGAGCTAAATGTTTGGGATTAGATAAGGGAGCTCACGGGAATACTTCAATTATAGGTTATGGAAGAGTAGTAGGACATCCTGAGGCAATTGTTTACTCACTATCTGAAGAAGTAGGAAAAATAGAAATTAAAGGAGCTACAAATTTAAAAGTAGGCGATAAAATAGAAATAATTCCTAACCATTCGTGTTCTAGTGCAAATTTAACTGGTTATTACACAATAGTTGATAATGATGAAGTTGTTGAAAGTGTTGAAGTAGATATAAGAGGAAATAGTAAAAAAAGATTTTAAAATAAATGGGAGTTAGATCTAAATGTTTAAATCTAACTCCTATTTTTGTAAGTATTATAACCATTTTTTCTTTTTAAAATAAGCAATCATACCTAATACTAAAGCAAACATAGCTGCTAATAATATGAAATATCCATATTTAGTGTGTAGCTCAGGCATGTTATCAAAGTTCATTCCATACATACTAGTTAAGAAACTTAATGGCATGAAAACAGTAGAAATAATTGCTAATATTTTCATAATTTCATTCATTTCGTTACTAATAGTTGAATGATAAAGTTGAATAAGTTCTGTAACTCTTGTATTTAGAACTTCTAAAGTATCACATACAATTATTCCATGGTCAGATAGATCACTTAAATAAATTTTAATATCGTCATTTAGATATTCAGCAATGCTTTTTGTTTGTAGTTTTGTGATAAGCTCTCTGATTGGTCCGATAGTTCTTTTTAAGGTAGAAACTTTTTGTTTTAAATTGATAATTGATTGAAGATCTTCTCTTTCAGAATCATTAATTACTTTAGACTCTAATTTATCAATTTCTATTTCTACTTCATCTAACACCATAAAATAATAGTCAACAATACTATCTAAAATAGCATAAGTTAGGTATCCTACACTCTTTTTTCTCATTCTATAGTTAGGTGATTCTATTCTTGATCTTACAGAATCTAAGACATCTCCTGGTGATTCTTGGAAAGTAAGAAGATAATCATCTCCAACTATTAAAGAGATTTGTTCATAAGAAATATCTTTTGTAATTGGATCTATATTTAGCATCTTAAGTACAATAAAAAGATAGTCTTCTCTTTCTTCTACTTTAGCACGTTGTGTAGAGTTTGCCACATCTTCCATAACAAGGTTATCTAAATCAAATAGCTTTCCAACTTTTTTTAATAGTATAGTATTATGTATACCATCTACATTTATCCAACGTACTCCTTTAAAATCATGTGTTAATATTGAAAGATTGGAGTTTTCATCAAATACCTCTCTTTTAATTATACTATCGTTATATGCAATAAATTCGATATTAACTTTATGTTGCGGATTTTCGCCAGTATATATAATACTGCCAGGAGGAAGCCCAACTTTTTTCTTCCTATTTTTTGATGTTTCATCCACTTTGATCACCTCCATTAAAATTTGTTATATATTAAAAATTGCATAAAAATAATTATCAATTATTTCTTGTGTTTGTTCATCATAAGAGGCTATCTGTTTTTTAACTAAATTTTCAATAAAAAGTAATTCTTTTTGATCACTAGGATAATATATAGGTGTTTCTTTCAAAGGAGTTGCATAAAATTCAAAGTTCTTACCTTTAAATTTACCATTGAATCTAAACCACTCTAAAAATATTTTTGAATTCATATAACCTAGTATAAAAAACAGATTTATATCCTCTGTTTTTTTTGTAATAAAATATATGTCAGCACTGCCATAAAATTTTGTATCACTATAGGCAAAATTATTAGTTTTACATCTTTGACGAACTAAAATTTTAGGCTCTTCAAAAATATTTTGTTCTCTAGCCCACTGTAATTGCCACCATTTAATTCGCTGTGAAGTAACTTCACGTCTTTTAGCAAGTCTATCATAAAAAGGGTTTAGATATTCTTCTAATTTAGGATTTATATTTATATTTTTATCAAGATATAAAATCCAAAATTGATTTTTTTTATGAGTATATTTTTCTATATCTTTATTTTTATAAAAAGGTTTTAAATATTCTTTAAATTTATCATCATATTTATCAAAGACAAAAGCTTTATCATATCCTGATATGATCCCTTGATTAATGTTTACTAAATCATCTAAAAGAAAATTAGAGTATTTTTGTATTTTATTGTTAAATTGTCTTTCAATATCATCAGCTAAAACTATTTTATTATATGTGTCATAAATTTCATTGTTACTAACCTGAAATTGTTTACCAACAATATCTACAAAAATTGGAGTATTCTCAGAAAGATTTTTTTTCCATAAAAAAATAATATTATGCTGTCCTATAGCATTATTAAAAAGAGAATTATCATAAATAGAAATTTTTAAAAAATTACCATTTTCTTTTAAAGTATTTCTAAGAATTTGTCCACTATCTGCTCGTAACCAATAGTTAGTTGTTAGATATATTAAAAGACCATTGGATTCTAACAACTCTACTGCTTTTTCAATAAAAAAATAAAAATAATCCATCTTTGATTCATAGTATTTTTTTCCAAAATTTGTAGCTTTGATCTTTTGAAACAGCTCTCTATTATTTTTTTCACCTAAATAAGGTGGATTGCCAATGATAATATTATATTTAACATTATCTAATTCTAAAGAATTTAGCTTTTGAATATTTAACTGTACATTATCAATGTTATATTGTAGTAATAAAAGTTTAATTTTAAGTTTTGCTTCTGTTAAAGCATGTTCATCAAGATCAAAGCCACTTACCCATTCTTTTTTGAATTCATATATACCATATATTTCTTTTGAAAGTTTAAGTAGTTTTTCTACAGCAGGAATTAGAAGATTTCCACTTCCACAAGAAATATCACAGATACGTATATTGTCAAGAAGTTGTTTCTTATTTCCGTTTTTAAAATACTCAGAAAAAATATCATTAACCATTGAAGATGCTATTTTTTCAGGTGTATATATACTGTAGTTATTTTGTTTTTTCAATTAAAACACTTCCATTTTATTTTTATATAATCCTCTAGCCCAGAAAAGAAGATAAACAAGTCCGAAAACAGTTATCTTTACTAGTGATAAATTTATTTTATAGCTTGCTAAAAATGCAATAGCTGAAAATACGATACTTTTTAATAAAAATATTAATGTTTTCTTTAAATTGAAGCATATATATTTTCTTCTATATTCAAAAAGTAACATTAAAAAATTAACTCCAGCTGCTATTGATGTAGATAGAGCAAGTCCTTTATAACCAAAAGGTTTTATAAACACAAAATTTAATACTATATTTATGATTATAGAAACTATAGATGCCACTACAGGATATGCACTATTTTGCATACTATAGAAAGCTCTTGTCATTAAAAATATACCTGTATAAAAATATAGTCCAATAGAATAATATAAAAGAGCATTAGCAGTAACTTTTACAGCTTCTTCTCCAAATTTCCCATACGAAAGAGTAAGTCTTACAACATCTTCACTATATATTGTTAAAACTAAAATAGAAGGAATTACTAAAAATAGTAAAATATTTAATCCTTTAAGTATATATTTCTCAGCAATATCATTTTTATGTTTTGCTACTGCTTGAGCTAGAGATGGATATATAACTGTACTCAAAGATACTCCAAAAACACCTACAGGTAATAAATATAGTCTTGTTGCATTTTCAAGTGCTGTAACAGCACCAGTTTCAAGATTAGATGCAAACCATTGGTCTACTACAGTATTTAACTGTCTTGCCATAATTCCACCTAACATAGGTAAAGTCATTAGAATAAGTTTTTTAATATATGGGTCTTTCCAATTGATTTTTAAAGAATAAGTTTTTACAATTTTAAAAAATGTAGGTAAAACTACTAAAAATTGTAAAACTCCTCCTACAACAACTCCCCAAGCTAGTGCATCTATTCCATATTTTTGACCACATAAAATAGCAGATGCAATAATTGCCAAGTTAAAAAATATAGATGTGGCAGCTGGAACTAAAAAATGTCTGAAATTATTCAACATAGCTCCGAGCATTCCTGATAAGCTAATAAAGACAAAATAAAAAGACATAATTTTTAAAAGATGAGATGCTAATTCTTTAGTATCTTCTGGAAATCCACTAACAATCAAATTAATAATCTGATCTGAGAAAATAATCATAAGTATTGTAACTACTGATGAAAAAATAAATAAT from Fusobacterium hominis includes the following:
- a CDS encoding alanine racemase, with protein sequence MNKFFLETPAILLDKKTLKKNIEKYQRMCDNENKELWPMLKTHKSSEILKLQIEAGANGVLCGTLEEAEQCAKLGVKNIMYAYPVASTQNIKRVIELSKRSNFIIRIDDLDGAMLLDKMAKEQNVIINYTIIVDSGLHRFGVSLDNLLKFTKEMEKFSNLNLKGISTHPGHVYGANSAKEVAKYVEDECNILKQAKQILVDAGYDIDMITSGSTPTFNDAVKDKNINILHPGNYVFNDVIQIALGAAKEDECALRIYATIISHPRENLYICDAGAKCLGLDKGAHGNTSIIGYGRVVGHPEAIVYSLSEEVGKIEIKGATNLKVGDKIEIIPNHSCSSANLTGYYTIVDNDEVVESVEVDIRGNSKKRF
- the corA gene encoding magnesium/cobalt transporter CorA, with protein sequence MDETSKNRKKKVGLPPGSIIYTGENPQHKVNIEFIAYNDSIIKREVFDENSNLSILTHDFKGVRWINVDGIHNTILLKKVGKLFDLDNLVMEDVANSTQRAKVEEREDYLFIVLKMLNIDPITKDISYEQISLIVGDDYLLTFQESPGDVLDSVRSRIESPNYRMRKKSVGYLTYAILDSIVDYYFMVLDEVEIEIDKLESKVINDSEREDLQSIINLKQKVSTLKRTIGPIRELITKLQTKSIAEYLNDDIKIYLSDLSDHGIIVCDTLEVLNTRVTELIQLYHSTISNEMNEIMKILAIISTVFMPLSFLTSMYGMNFDNMPELHTKYGYFILLAAMFALVLGMIAYFKKKKWL
- a CDS encoding Eco57I restriction-modification methylase domain-containing protein; translated protein: MKKQNNYSIYTPEKIASSMVNDIFSEYFKNGNKKQLLDNIRICDISCGSGNLLIPAVEKLLKLSKEIYGIYEFKKEWVSGFDLDEHALTEAKLKIKLLLLQYNIDNVQLNIQKLNSLELDNVKYNIIIGNPPYLGEKNNRELFQKIKATNFGKKYYESKMDYFYFFIEKAVELLESNGLLIYLTTNYWLRADSGQILRNTLKENGNFLKISIYDNSLFNNAIGQHNIIFLWKKNLSENTPIFVDIVGKQFQVSNNEIYDTYNKIVLADDIERQFNNKIQKYSNFLLDDLVNINQGIISGYDKAFVFDKYDDKFKEYLKPFYKNKDIEKYTHKKNQFWILYLDKNININPKLEEYLNPFYDRLAKRREVTSQRIKWWQLQWAREQNIFEEPKILVRQRCKTNNFAYSDTKFYGSADIYFITKKTEDINLFFILGYMNSKIFLEWFRFNGKFKGKNFEFYATPLKETPIYYPSDQKELLFIENLVKKQIASYDEQTQEIIDNYFYAIFNI
- the murJ gene encoding murein biosynthesis integral membrane protein MurJ encodes the protein MLRQGISVGVITFVSRITGFFRAFLIAYYFGSSGTTDAYFSAFKISNFFRQLLGEGALGNSFIPLYNKIEETEGENRGKEFIFSVLNLLFIFSSVVTILMIIFSDQIINLIVSGFPEDTKELASHLLKIMSFYFVFISLSGMLGAMLNNFRHFLVPAATSIFFNLAIIASAILCGQKYGIDALAWGVVVGGVLQFLVVLPTFFKIVKTYSLKINWKDPYIKKLILMTLPMLGGIMARQLNTVVDQWFASNLETGAVTALENATRLYLLPVGVFGVSLSTVIYPSLAQAVAKHKNDIAEKYILKGLNILLFLVIPSILVLTIYSEDVVRLTLSYGKFGEEAVKVTANALLYYSIGLYFYTGIFLMTRAFYSMQNSAYPVVASIVSIIINIVLNFVFIKPFGYKGLALSTSIAAGVNFLMLLFEYRRKYICFNLKKTLIFLLKSIVFSAIAFLASYKINLSLVKITVFGLVYLLFWARGLYKNKMEVF